A stretch of Candidatus Sphingomonas phytovorans DNA encodes these proteins:
- a CDS encoding alpha-glucuronidase family glycosyl hydrolase: MGRLIAWCAALFLTLGAVPVAAHAEDGYDLWLRYRSLPAEIQSRDRARATAVVFDVDQHDIPTLKAVDEIERALEGMLGAAVPTYSQAVQANAIVLGTSAEPRIKALNLPLGQLGTEGYVIRSATIDGKPVTVVAGNSGVGVLYGSFALIQHLQRGLGLDRLDIVSAPKLKLRLLNHWDNLDRTVERGYAGQSIWDWWKLPDFRDPRYTDYARANASIGINGTVLNNVNAKADSLTAPYIAKAAALADVFRPYGIKVYLSARWSAPIEIGGLKTADPLDPQVIAWWKAKADEIYRAIPDFGGFLVKANSEGQPGPQDYKRNHAEGANMLAAAVRPHGGIIMWRAFVYQHENPEDRAKQAYDDFKPLDGKFADNVIVQVKNGAIDFQPREPFHPLFGAMPKTPLMMEFQITKEYLGMATHLVYLGPLYEEVLQADTFAKGKGSTVARVIEGALDGYKLTGMAGVANIGTDRDWSGSTFNQANWFVYGRMAWNPEASAKQVAGEWSELTFGPDPAVTPAVVNIMTASREAVVNYMTPLGLAHLMATSHHYGPGPWVKDLARPEWNPVYYHRADRNGIGYDRTRTGSDAVAQYAPEVARMFADVKTTPERDLLWFHHVGWDDRLKSGKTLWDELIARYTLGVGEVADMHREWRTLAPHIDRERFAKTDAFLSIQQKEAHWWRDASLAYWTSVSGRPLPAGEAAPAKTLLEYEAISWPHEPGR; this comes from the coding sequence ATGGGTCGGTTGATCGCCTGGTGCGCGGCATTGTTTCTGACGCTGGGCGCCGTGCCCGTCGCCGCGCATGCCGAGGACGGCTATGATCTCTGGCTGCGCTATCGCTCTCTTCCCGCTGAGATCCAGTCACGCGATCGCGCCCGCGCGACGGCGGTCGTCTTCGACGTCGATCAGCACGATATCCCGACCCTCAAGGCGGTCGACGAGATCGAGCGCGCGCTCGAAGGCATGCTCGGCGCAGCCGTGCCGACCTACAGCCAGGCAGTGCAGGCCAACGCCATCGTGCTCGGCACCAGCGCCGAACCGCGGATCAAGGCACTCAACCTCCCGCTCGGCCAGCTCGGCACTGAGGGCTATGTCATCCGCAGCGCGACGATCGACGGCAAGCCGGTCACCGTCGTCGCGGGGAACAGCGGCGTCGGCGTGCTTTATGGCAGCTTCGCGCTGATCCAGCATCTCCAGCGTGGGCTCGGCCTCGACCGGCTCGATATCGTGTCGGCGCCGAAGCTCAAGCTTCGCCTGCTCAACCATTGGGACAATCTCGATCGCACGGTCGAGCGCGGCTATGCCGGCCAGTCGATCTGGGACTGGTGGAAGCTCCCCGACTTCAGGGACCCGCGCTATACCGACTATGCCCGCGCTAATGCCTCGATCGGCATCAACGGCACCGTGCTCAACAACGTCAACGCCAAGGCCGACAGCCTGACCGCGCCCTATATCGCCAAGGCAGCGGCGCTGGCCGATGTGTTCCGCCCCTATGGCATCAAGGTCTATCTCTCCGCGCGCTGGTCCGCCCCGATCGAGATCGGCGGGCTCAAGACCGCCGACCCGCTCGACCCGCAGGTCATCGCCTGGTGGAAGGCGAAGGCCGACGAAATCTACAGGGCAATCCCCGATTTCGGCGGCTTCCTGGTCAAGGCCAACTCGGAAGGGCAGCCCGGCCCGCAGGATTACAAGCGCAACCATGCGGAAGGCGCGAACATGCTCGCAGCCGCGGTGCGCCCGCATGGCGGCATCATCATGTGGCGCGCCTTCGTCTACCAGCACGAGAATCCGGAGGACCGCGCCAAGCAGGCCTATGACGACTTCAAGCCGCTCGACGGCAAGTTCGCCGACAATGTCATCGTCCAGGTGAAGAACGGCGCGATCGATTTCCAGCCGCGCGAACCCTTCCATCCTTTGTTCGGCGCGATGCCGAAGACACCGCTGATGATGGAGTTCCAGATCACCAAGGAATATCTCGGGATGGCGACTCATCTCGTCTATCTCGGGCCGCTTTACGAGGAGGTGCTGCAAGCCGACACCTTCGCGAAGGGCAAGGGATCGACCGTCGCCCGGGTGATCGAGGGCGCGCTTGACGGCTACAAGCTGACCGGCATGGCCGGCGTCGCCAATATCGGCACCGACCGGGACTGGAGCGGATCGACCTTCAACCAGGCCAATTGGTTCGTCTATGGTCGCATGGCGTGGAACCCCGAGGCATCGGCGAAGCAGGTCGCGGGCGAATGGTCCGAACTGACCTTCGGCCCGGATCCCGCGGTCACCCCGGCCGTGGTGAACATCATGACCGCGTCGCGCGAAGCGGTGGTCAACTACATGACGCCGCTGGGGCTCGCCCATCTGATGGCGACCAGCCATCATTATGGGCCGGGGCCCTGGGTGAAGGATCTCGCCCGCCCCGAATGGAACCCGGTCTATTACCACAGGGCCGACCGGAACGGGATCGGCTATGACCGGACGAGGACGGGCAGCGACGCGGTCGCGCAATATGCGCCCGAGGTCGCGCGCATGTTCGCCGACGTGAAGACCACGCCCGAGCGCGACCTGCTGTGGTTCCACCATGTCGGCTGGGACGATCGGCTGAAGTCCGGCAAGACGCTGTGGGACGAGCTGATCGCTCGCTACACGCTGGGCGTCGGCGAGGTTGCCGACATGCACCGGGAATGGCGGACACTCGCCCCCCATATCGACCGCGAGCGCTTCGCGAAGACCGACGCGTTCCTGTCGATCCAGCAGAAGGAGGCGCATTGGTGGCGCGACGCGAGCCTTGCCTATTGGACCAGCGTCTCGGGCCGCCCGCTCCCCGCCGGAGAGGCAGCGCCGGCAAAAACCCTCCTCGAATATGAAGCCATCTCCTGGCCGCACGAACCCGGGAGATAA
- a CDS encoding glycoside hydrolase family 3 N-terminal domain-containing protein — translation MPSVASRSSHRTLAILLACVAPVALAGAAPLPSPVVEVSQLYKDATAPIAARVEDLLKRMTLEEKVGQLLTVWGGKAQMLDAKKRIDPARVAALFPHGFGGFARPSDTLGAGSPRVVPGHDVRGTIDVVNTLQRYALTSTRLGIPILFHEEGLHGYAARDATSFPVPIGLASSWDPDMIRRINAVTAREIAARGVTLALSPVVDVARDPRWGRIEETFGEDPYLVGEMGVAAVQGLQGDKAEKLAPGKVFATLKHLTGHGQPESGTNIGPAQISERELRENFFPPFEQAVERAAPGAVMPSYNEIDGTPSHASKWLLQDVLRGEWGFSGAITSDYDAIDQLRSIHHIAADRTEAALLAINAGVDSDLPEGDSYKTLVESVRAGKISEAVIDKAVRKMLEIKFRAGLFEHPYADAAAAAKITNNAEARALARTAAARSMVLLKNDGTLPFAMPIAGAAKPTIAVIGPSAAVARLGGYYGQPPVTVSILDGIRAKVGTRANIVTSEGVKITENDDWWEDKVTLADPAENAKRIVAAVEAARGADTIVLAIGDTEQTSREAWANNHLGDRSSLDLVGQQQDLFDALKALGKPVVVVMINGRPLSINKVATEANAVIEGWYLGEQGGNAVADALFGDVNPGGKLPVTIARSVGQLPMFYNHKPSAHRGYLFSEATPLFPFGFGLSYTSFTIGAPQLSAATIRTDGQVEVKVDVANTGKRAGDEVVQVYVRDMVSSVTRPVKELKAFRRVTLQPGEAKTLSFTLDRRAFQMWNLDMKRVVEPGQFEIMAGANSVDVKSATLTVAQ, via the coding sequence ATGCCATCAGTCGCGTCGCGTTCATCTCATCGCACCCTGGCGATTCTGCTTGCCTGCGTCGCCCCTGTCGCGCTTGCCGGGGCAGCTCCGCTGCCTTCGCCGGTTGTCGAGGTCAGCCAGCTCTACAAGGATGCTACCGCGCCCATTGCCGCACGCGTGGAGGATCTGCTCAAGCGGATGACGCTGGAGGAGAAGGTCGGCCAGCTGCTGACGGTATGGGGCGGCAAGGCCCAGATGCTCGACGCGAAGAAGCGGATCGATCCGGCCAGGGTCGCCGCGCTTTTCCCCCACGGCTTTGGCGGCTTCGCTCGTCCGTCAGATACGCTCGGCGCGGGGTCGCCGCGCGTGGTGCCAGGTCATGACGTGAGGGGCACGATCGACGTGGTCAACACGCTGCAGCGCTATGCGCTGACGAGCACACGGCTTGGCATCCCGATCCTGTTCCACGAGGAAGGCCTGCACGGTTACGCCGCACGGGACGCAACCAGCTTTCCGGTGCCGATCGGCCTCGCGTCGAGCTGGGACCCCGACATGATCCGCCGGATCAACGCCGTCACCGCGCGCGAGATTGCCGCGCGCGGCGTGACGCTCGCTTTGTCGCCGGTGGTCGATGTCGCGCGCGATCCGCGCTGGGGGCGGATCGAGGAAACGTTCGGCGAGGACCCGTATCTCGTCGGCGAGATGGGCGTCGCGGCAGTGCAGGGGTTGCAGGGCGACAAGGCCGAGAAGCTCGCGCCGGGCAAGGTGTTCGCCACGCTCAAGCATCTGACCGGGCACGGCCAGCCCGAAAGCGGGACCAATATCGGCCCGGCCCAGATTTCCGAGCGTGAGCTGCGCGAGAATTTCTTCCCGCCGTTCGAACAGGCGGTCGAGCGCGCCGCGCCGGGCGCAGTGATGCCGAGCTATAACGAAATCGACGGCACGCCGAGCCATGCGAGCAAATGGCTGTTGCAGGACGTGCTGCGCGGCGAATGGGGTTTCAGCGGTGCGATCACCAGCGATTACGACGCGATCGACCAGCTTCGGTCGATTCATCATATCGCCGCCGACCGGACCGAGGCGGCACTTCTGGCGATCAACGCGGGCGTCGATTCCGACCTGCCCGAAGGCGACAGCTACAAGACGCTGGTCGAATCGGTGCGCGCCGGCAAGATCTCCGAGGCAGTGATCGACAAGGCCGTGCGGAAGATGCTCGAGATCAAGTTCCGCGCCGGGCTGTTCGAGCATCCTTATGCAGATGCTGCGGCCGCGGCGAAGATCACCAACAATGCCGAGGCGCGCGCGCTGGCGCGGACCGCGGCGGCACGGTCGATGGTGCTGCTCAAGAATGACGGCACGCTGCCGTTCGCCATGCCGATAGCAGGCGCGGCAAAACCGACCATCGCGGTGATCGGACCGAGCGCGGCGGTGGCGCGGCTCGGCGGCTATTATGGCCAGCCGCCAGTGACCGTGTCGATCCTCGACGGGATCAGGGCCAAGGTCGGGACGCGTGCCAACATCGTCACGTCGGAAGGCGTGAAGATCACCGAGAATGACGATTGGTGGGAGGACAAGGTCACGCTGGCCGATCCGGCCGAAAATGCGAAGCGCATTGTTGCGGCGGTGGAGGCTGCCAGGGGCGCCGACACGATCGTGCTGGCGATCGGCGATACCGAGCAGACCAGCCGCGAGGCCTGGGCAAACAATCATCTCGGCGACCGGTCGAGCCTTGATCTGGTCGGGCAGCAACAGGATCTGTTCGACGCGCTGAAGGCGCTGGGCAAGCCGGTCGTTGTGGTGATGATCAACGGCCGGCCGCTGTCGATCAACAAGGTCGCGACCGAGGCCAATGCGGTGATCGAGGGCTGGTATCTCGGCGAGCAGGGCGGCAACGCGGTGGCCGATGCGCTGTTCGGCGACGTCAATCCGGGCGGCAAGCTGCCCGTCACTATCGCGCGCTCGGTCGGGCAGTTGCCGATGTTCTACAATCACAAGCCGTCCGCGCATCGCGGTTACCTGTTCAGCGAGGCGACACCGCTTTTCCCGTTCGGTTTCGGGCTGAGCTACACCAGCTTCACCATCGGCGCGCCGCAACTCTCGGCGGCAACGATCCGGACCGATGGGCAGGTCGAGGTGAAGGTGGATGTCGCCAACACCGGCAAGCGGGCGGGCGACGAAGTGGTGCAGGTTTATGTTCGCGACATGGTGAGTTCGGTGACTCGGCCGGTGAAGGAACTGAAGGCGTTCCGGCGCGTGACCTTGCAGCCGGGCGAGGCGAAGACGCTGAGCTTCACGCTCGATCGGCGGGCGTTCCAGATGTGGAACCTCGACATGAAGCGCGTGGTCGAGCCGGGCCAGTTCGAGATCATGGCCGGTGCGAACTCGGTGGATGTGAAGTCCGCAACCCTGACGGTGGCCCAGTGA
- a CDS encoding glycoside hydrolase family 3 N-terminal domain-containing protein yields MSSASAAALTPGVAFARAPTPLYKDARAPIIARVKDLLGRMTLEEKVAQTIALWATKADVMDGLAFDPAKASAAYPEGIGQISRPSDKRGGPGIVNTEGGTGARWRTPADNIAFNNAAQHWALEKTRLGIPVLFHEEALHGFMATEATSFPQAIALAGSFDTDLVRRVNAVIARESRARGVPYVLSPVVDIARDPRWGRIEETFGEDPYLCGEMGVAAVEGLQGIGKSERLGHDKVFATLKHMTGHGQPQSGTNVGPAQISQRELRENFFPPFREVVERTAIGAVMPSYNEIDGVPSHANKWLLHDVLRGEWGFDGVVASDYGAVQELDKIHHVAADQAEGAGLALAAGVDCELPDGLAFRLLAGEVRAGRVSEAAIDTAVSRLLTLKFRAGLFENPYGDAKLAARITGNEEARALALEAARKSICLLKNDGILPLKAGAQRIAVIGPNAVVARLGGYSSVPKQKIGLLDGIRAKLGGAEVIHAQGVFITTSENPTDNEVILADPAKNRALIAEAVEAAKAADVIVLAVGDNELTSREGFAKNHLGDRTGIDLLGEQNALFEALHALGKPLVVVAIHGRPASWPTIAARANAILDCWYVGQEGGTAMADALFGDINPGAKLPVTIVRDAGQIPFFYNHKPSARRGYLFDDAAPLFPFGHGLSYTSFTVRAPTLSASTIARDVSVIVSVEVANTGARAGDEVVQLYIRHLDASVTQPVLALKGFERITLAPGERRMVRFTLEPKAFRIWNVAMKEVVEPGRVEIMVGNSSAKLQSAILTIA; encoded by the coding sequence CTGTCCTCGGCCAGCGCCGCGGCGCTGACGCCGGGCGTAGCTTTCGCGCGCGCGCCGACGCCGCTGTACAAGGACGCGCGGGCGCCGATCATCGCCCGGGTGAAGGACCTGCTCGGGCGCATGACGCTTGAGGAGAAGGTCGCGCAGACCATCGCGCTCTGGGCGACCAAGGCGGATGTGATGGACGGGCTGGCGTTCGATCCAGCCAAGGCGAGTGCTGCCTATCCTGAAGGGATCGGCCAGATCAGCCGTCCGTCGGACAAGCGCGGCGGGCCGGGCATCGTCAATACCGAGGGCGGGACCGGTGCGCGCTGGCGGACGCCGGCCGACAATATCGCGTTCAACAATGCCGCGCAGCATTGGGCGCTGGAAAAGACTCGGCTCGGCATTCCGGTGCTGTTCCATGAAGAAGCGCTGCACGGCTTCATGGCGACCGAGGCGACCAGCTTCCCCCAGGCGATCGCCCTGGCGGGCAGCTTCGACACCGATCTCGTGCGCCGCGTGAATGCGGTGATCGCGCGGGAATCCCGGGCGCGGGGCGTGCCCTATGTGCTGTCGCCGGTGGTCGATATCGCGCGCGATCCGCGCTGGGGCCGGATCGAGGAGACGTTCGGCGAGGACCCCTATCTCTGTGGCGAGATGGGCGTTGCCGCGGTCGAGGGGCTGCAGGGTATCGGCAAAAGCGAGCGGCTGGGGCACGACAAGGTGTTCGCCACGCTCAAGCACATGACCGGGCATGGCCAGCCGCAATCGGGCACCAATGTCGGCCCCGCCCAGATATCGCAGCGGGAGCTGCGCGAGAATTTCTTCCCGCCTTTCCGCGAGGTGGTGGAGCGCACCGCGATCGGCGCGGTGATGCCGTCCTATAACGAGATCGACGGCGTACCGAGCCACGCGAATAAATGGCTGCTGCACGATGTGCTGCGCGGCGAATGGGGTTTCGACGGCGTGGTCGCGAGCGATTATGGCGCGGTCCAGGAACTCGACAAGATCCATCATGTCGCGGCGGATCAGGCCGAGGGCGCGGGGCTGGCATTGGCGGCGGGGGTGGATTGCGAACTGCCCGATGGGCTCGCCTTTCGCCTGCTGGCTGGCGAGGTGCGCGCCGGACGGGTGAGCGAGGCGGCGATCGATACCGCCGTGTCCCGCCTGCTGACGCTCAAGTTCCGCGCCGGGCTGTTCGAAAATCCTTATGGCGATGCGAAGCTGGCTGCGCGGATTACCGGCAATGAAGAGGCCCGTGCGCTCGCGCTTGAGGCAGCGCGCAAGAGCATCTGCCTGCTCAAGAATGATGGCATTCTCCCGCTGAAGGCCGGCGCGCAAAGGATCGCGGTGATCGGCCCCAACGCGGTGGTCGCACGGCTCGGCGGCTATTCGAGCGTGCCGAAGCAGAAGATCGGCCTGCTCGACGGCATCAGGGCGAAGCTTGGCGGGGCGGAGGTGATCCATGCCCAGGGCGTGTTCATCACCACCAGCGAGAACCCGACCGACAATGAGGTGATCCTCGCTGATCCGGCGAAGAACCGCGCGCTGATCGCCGAGGCGGTCGAGGCGGCGAAGGCGGCCGATGTGATCGTGCTTGCGGTGGGCGACAATGAACTGACCAGCCGTGAGGGTTTTGCGAAAAACCATCTCGGTGACCGGACCGGGATCGACCTGCTGGGCGAGCAGAACGCGCTGTTCGAGGCACTTCACGCGCTGGGCAAACCGCTGGTGGTGGTCGCGATCCATGGCCGACCGGCGAGCTGGCCGACCATTGCCGCCAGGGCGAACGCGATCCTCGATTGCTGGTATGTCGGGCAGGAGGGCGGTACCGCGATGGCCGACGCGTTGTTCGGCGACATCAACCCGGGCGCCAAGCTGCCGGTCACCATCGTGCGCGACGCGGGGCAGATCCCGTTCTTCTACAACCACAAGCCGAGTGCGCGGCGCGGCTATCTGTTCGATGATGCGGCGCCGCTTTTCCCGTTCGGGCACGGGTTGAGCTACACCAGTTTCACCGTCAGGGCGCCCACACTGTCCGCCTCGACGATCGCGCGGGACGTCAGCGTGATCGTGTCGGTCGAGGTCGCCAATACGGGCGCGCGGGCCGGGGATGAGGTGGTCCAACTCTATATCCGCCACCTCGACGCGTCGGTCACGCAGCCGGTGCTGGCCTTGAAGGGGTTCGAGCGCATCACGCTCGCGCCGGGCGAGCGCAGGATGGTACGCTTCACGCTCGAGCCCAAGGCTTTCCGCATCTGGAACGTCGCGATGAAGGAAGTCGTCGAGCCCGGTCGAGTCGAAATCATGGTCGGAAACAGCTCGGCCAAGTTGCAATCCGCGATCCTCACGATCGCCTGA
- a CDS encoding D-galactonate dehydratase family protein, producing MPKITSARVIVTCPGRNFVTLKIETDEGVYGLGDATLNGRELSVASYLQDHVVPCLIGRDAHRIEDVWQFLYKGAYWRRGPVTMSAIAAVDTALWDIKGKIAGLPVYQLLGGANREGVMVYGHANGATIEETIDNALHYQSLGYKAIRLQSGVPGLASTYGVSKDRYFYEPADADLPTENVWSSEKYLRSVPPLFEKAREALGWDVHLLHDIHHRLTPIEAGRLGKDLEQYRPFWLEDATPAENQANFRLIRQHTTTPLAVGEIFNSIWDCKQLIEEQLIDYIRATVVHAGGITHLRRVASFADLHNVRTGCHGATDLSPVCMAAALHFDLSVPNFGIQEYMRHTDETDAVFPHAYTYDNGLMHPGDKPGLGVDLDEVLAAKYEYSRAYLPVNRLEDGTMTNW from the coding sequence ATGCCGAAGATTACTAGTGCGCGCGTTATCGTGACCTGCCCCGGGCGGAATTTCGTGACGCTGAAGATCGAGACTGACGAGGGGGTGTACGGCCTTGGCGATGCGACGCTGAACGGTCGGGAGCTGAGCGTCGCGAGCTATCTGCAGGATCATGTGGTGCCGTGCCTCATTGGGCGGGATGCGCACCGGATCGAGGATGTGTGGCAGTTCCTGTACAAGGGGGCGTATTGGCGGCGGGGTCCGGTGACGATGTCGGCGATCGCCGCAGTCGATACGGCGCTGTGGGATATCAAGGGTAAGATCGCGGGGTTGCCGGTCTATCAGCTTCTCGGCGGGGCGAACCGCGAAGGCGTGATGGTGTACGGCCATGCCAATGGCGCGACGATCGAGGAGACGATCGACAACGCGCTTCATTACCAGTCGCTCGGCTATAAGGCGATCAGGCTCCAGTCGGGCGTACCGGGCTTAGCCTCGACCTATGGCGTGTCGAAGGATCGCTATTTCTACGAGCCGGCCGATGCCGATCTGCCGACCGAGAATGTCTGGTCGAGCGAGAAGTATCTGCGCTCGGTGCCACCCCTGTTCGAAAAGGCGCGCGAGGCGCTTGGCTGGGACGTGCACCTGCTGCACGACATCCACCACCGGCTGACCCCGATCGAGGCAGGCCGCCTCGGCAAGGACCTGGAGCAATACCGGCCCTTCTGGCTCGAGGATGCGACGCCGGCGGAGAACCAGGCGAACTTCCGCCTGATCCGCCAGCACACCACCACGCCGCTGGCGGTGGGCGAGATCTTCAATTCGATCTGGGACTGCAAGCAGCTGATCGAAGAGCAGCTGATCGACTATATCCGGGCGACCGTGGTCCATGCCGGGGGCATCACCCATCTGCGCCGGGTCGCGAGCTTCGCCGACCTGCACAATGTCCGCACCGGCTGTCACGGCGCGACCGACCTGTCGCCGGTGTGCATGGCGGCGGCGCTTCATTTCGACCTGTCGGTGCCGAACTTCGGGATTCAGGAATATATGCGGCACACCGACGAGACCGACGCGGTGTTCCCGCACGCCTACACTTATGACAACGGCCTGATGCACCCGGGCGACAAGCCTGGGCTCGGCGTCGACCTCGATGAGGTCCTCGCCGCGAAATACGAATATAGCCGCGCCTATCTCCCGGTGAACCGTCTCGAAGACGGCACCATGACCAACTGGTGA
- a CDS encoding MFS transporter — translation MNATAGAEAPILPKPSGKVRWIVCGLLFAAVVLSYIDRLVLSVLKPDLAAQYHWTEQGYADLAVAFQLTYGIAYVIFGRLVDRVGAKIGYAIAVTLWTIGHMGHVLFTTTTGMMIARLTLAFGEAGTFPSALAAANEWFPKRERAFAIGIFNAGSNIGAIVTPLIVPVITIAFGWRWAFILTGLLTVIWLVAWLGFYNRPSKHPRVSAEELAFIESDPAQPEQVRVKRGFVEGVVALVQDYRALFRHRQTWAYMAGRFLIDPVWWTFLFWLPDFFNKQYHVKMLDFGPPLVMIYLIADVGSVAGGWISSRLIGKGYSINRSRKTAMFFMALFALPIAFATAAPNMWVAAGLIGLACAAHQGFSANVYTIPGDLFPRWRAGSVIGLGGLAGAIGGALMAKYAGYILATVGSFQPIFILAACSYLLALLVVHLIVPRWEPAVLAHNEGNQ, via the coding sequence ATGAACGCGACCGCCGGCGCGGAAGCGCCGATCCTGCCCAAGCCGTCGGGCAAGGTCCGCTGGATCGTCTGCGGCCTGCTCTTCGCGGCGGTCGTGCTCAGCTATATCGACCGCCTTGTCCTGTCGGTGCTGAAGCCCGATCTCGCCGCGCAATATCACTGGACCGAGCAAGGCTATGCCGATCTCGCGGTCGCGTTCCAGCTTACCTACGGCATCGCCTATGTGATCTTCGGCCGGCTGGTCGACCGGGTCGGGGCGAAGATCGGCTATGCCATCGCCGTCACCCTCTGGACCATCGGCCATATGGGCCATGTGCTGTTCACCACCACGACCGGCATGATGATCGCGCGGCTGACGCTGGCGTTCGGCGAGGCGGGCACCTTCCCCTCGGCGCTCGCCGCCGCGAACGAATGGTTCCCGAAGCGCGAGCGCGCTTTCGCGATCGGCATCTTCAACGCAGGTTCCAATATCGGCGCGATCGTCACCCCGCTGATCGTGCCGGTCATCACCATCGCGTTTGGCTGGCGCTGGGCCTTCATCCTCACCGGCCTGCTGACCGTGATCTGGCTGGTCGCCTGGCTCGGTTTCTACAACCGACCGTCAAAGCATCCGCGCGTGTCGGCGGAGGAGCTTGCCTTCATCGAATCCGATCCGGCCCAGCCCGAACAGGTGCGGGTGAAGCGCGGCTTCGTCGAGGGTGTGGTCGCGCTGGTCCAGGACTATCGCGCGCTGTTCCGCCATCGCCAGACCTGGGCCTACATGGCCGGCCGCTTTCTGATCGATCCGGTGTGGTGGACGTTCCTGTTCTGGCTGCCCGACTTCTTCAACAAGCAATATCATGTGAAGATGCTCGATTTCGGGCCGCCGCTGGTCATGATCTATCTGATCGCCGATGTCGGCTCGGTGGCGGGCGGCTGGATCTCGTCGCGGCTGATCGGCAAGGGCTACAGCATCAACCGGTCGCGCAAGACGGCGATGTTCTTCATGGCGTTGTTCGCGCTGCCCATCGCCTTCGCCACCGCCGCGCCGAACATGTGGGTCGCGGCCGGGCTGATCGGGCTCGCCTGCGCCGCGCACCAGGGCTTCTCCGCCAATGTCTACACCATCCCGGGCGATCTCTTTCCGCGCTGGCGGGCAGGGTCGGTGATCGGGCTCGGCGGCCTCGCCGGCGCGATCGGTGGCGCCTTGATGGCGAAATACGCCGGCTATATCCTCGCCACCGTCGGCAGCTTCCAGCCGATCTTCATCCTCGCGGCGTGTTCCTACCTGCTCGCGCTGCTCGTCGTCCATCTGATCGTGCCGCGCTGGGAGCCGGCCGTTCTCGCACATAACGAAGGCAACCAATGA